One Pseudomonadota bacterium DNA window includes the following coding sequences:
- a CDS encoding DUF362 domain-containing protein, whose amino-acid sequence MKSQVYFTNLRASHKENLLKKIEKLLNTAGISDAINKRDLVAVKLHFGEMGNTAYIRPVYLRKIVELIKAKGGTPFLTDANTLYAGTRSDAPHHIITAIQNGFAYSVIEAPIVIADGLRGKSVTSVMINQKHFKEVYIGSEIVQADSLISVAHFKGHELSGFGGTIKNLGMGCASRRGKMAQHSKMAPGVKKKKCIGCGECIAHCSQEAISLINDKASIDSAKCIGCGECILICINEAIQIKWNAVIPVFLEKMVEYTMGVLKNKAGKSLFINFITDISPDCDCAPYNDTAIVRDIGIVASNDPVAIDQASVDLVNNEYSLPGSCINSVLGPGEDKFRAVHPKVDWPLQLDYAQKLGLGTRSYKIIEV is encoded by the coding sequence ATGAAGAGTCAAGTCTATTTTACGAATTTAAGAGCTAGTCACAAAGAAAACCTGTTGAAGAAGATTGAAAAGCTTCTTAATACCGCCGGGATTTCTGATGCTATCAATAAAAGAGACCTTGTTGCTGTAAAACTTCATTTTGGGGAAATGGGGAATACCGCCTATATACGCCCGGTTTATTTGAGAAAAATCGTAGAATTAATTAAAGCAAAAGGTGGCACTCCTTTTTTAACGGATGCAAATACGTTATACGCCGGAACCCGCAGCGATGCTCCTCATCATATAATAACAGCTATACAAAATGGCTTTGCATATTCTGTCATTGAAGCACCTATTGTAATTGCGGACGGATTGCGAGGAAAATCGGTAACATCTGTTATGATTAACCAGAAGCATTTCAAAGAGGTTTATATTGGTTCTGAAATTGTCCAAGCTGATTCACTTATTTCGGTTGCTCATTTCAAGGGCCACGAATTATCCGGGTTTGGAGGAACAATAAAAAATCTTGGTATGGGCTGTGCGTCCAGGAGAGGCAAAATGGCGCAACATTCAAAAATGGCCCCGGGTGTGAAGAAAAAAAAATGTATAGGTTGTGGAGAATGTATTGCTCATTGCTCACAGGAGGCAATTTCCCTTATTAACGATAAAGCTTCTATCGATTCGGCCAAATGTATAGGTTGTGGAGAATGTATTCTGATATGTATAAATGAAGCCATCCAGATCAAATGGAATGCGGTAATTCCGGTTTTTCTCGAAAAAATGGTTGAATACACAATGGGTGTATTAAAAAACAAGGCCGGAAAGTCTCTTTTTATCAATTTCATTACAGATATTTCTCCTGATTGCGATTGTGCTCCTTACAATGACACTGCGATTGTAAGGGATATCGGAATCGTTGCTTCAAATGATCCGGTTGCAATAGATCAGGCTTCGGTAGATCTGGTAAATAATGAATATTCTCTTCCGGGTTCTTGTATCAACTCAGTTCTTGGGCCTGGCGAAGATAAATTCAGGGCGGTTCATCCAAAAGTAGACTGGCCCTTACAACTTGATTATGCGCAAAAGTTAGGTTTAGGAACCCGTAGCTACAAAATTATAGAAGTATAA
- a CDS encoding hydroxylamine oxidoreductase — translation MKKRLLTIIAFVIAISSIIVLKAIIADAQNAVNMPKEKAFRIERSTPKEAVACIECHKKENPGLFADWAQSRHASANITCYDCHKAQESDPDVSKSHYKQYEGKEYSGGRETKVPVTAVVTPKDCSRCHPDEAKQYARSKHANTIEIIWKIDPWLNKGMNSDTERNAGCFHCHGTVLKTKDGALDPETWPNVGVGRVNLDSSIGSCTSCHTRHRFSVMEARKPEACGQCHLGPDHPQIEIFMESKHGDIYTAHGDDYNWNSAPGTWTPGVDFRGPTCASCHISGAGKVLTSHDVTERLSWELQAPLTVRPQDFKAFPAKTNWKIEREKMKETCIQCHGNKWVDDHYYKLDKVVSEYNEVYYKPARKLLDELYAKKLLDDSRYFDERLEVEFYELWHHEGRRARMGTAMMAPDYSWWHGFYECKKRFNNFEEEADELLNSGKKAYKAINFPNATGNKVKPKEIFPDK, via the coding sequence ATGAAAAAAAGGCTTTTAACAATCATAGCTTTTGTTATAGCAATAAGCAGTATTATTGTTTTAAAGGCAATTATTGCAGATGCTCAAAATGCCGTAAATATGCCAAAAGAAAAAGCATTTCGAATTGAAAGAAGCACCCCTAAAGAGGCTGTAGCCTGTATAGAATGTCATAAAAAAGAAAATCCGGGTCTATTTGCCGATTGGGCTCAAAGCCGCCATGCCAGCGCCAATATTACATGTTATGATTGCCATAAAGCACAAGAATCTGACCCTGATGTAAGCAAATCACATTATAAGCAGTATGAAGGAAAAGAATATTCCGGTGGCAGGGAAACTAAAGTTCCTGTTACGGCAGTTGTAACACCTAAAGATTGTTCGCGGTGCCATCCTGATGAAGCAAAGCAGTATGCTCGCAGCAAGCACGCAAATACAATTGAGATAATCTGGAAAATCGATCCATGGCTAAATAAAGGCATGAACAGCGATACTGAAAGAAATGCCGGTTGCTTCCATTGTCATGGCACTGTTCTTAAAACCAAAGACGGGGCCCTTGATCCGGAAACATGGCCTAATGTAGGGGTGGGTCGCGTGAATCTTGACTCAAGCATTGGAAGCTGTACCAGCTGCCACACACGCCATCGCTTTTCTGTTATGGAAGCAAGAAAACCCGAAGCTTGCGGACAATGCCATCTTGGTCCCGATCATCCCCAGATTGAGATTTTTATGGAATCAAAACACGGTGATATTTATACTGCTCATGGCGATGATTATAACTGGAATTCGGCACCCGGCACATGGACTCCCGGCGTTGATTTCAGAGGCCCAACCTGTGCATCATGTCATATCTCAGGTGCAGGCAAAGTTTTAACTTCACATGATGTTACCGAACGCTTGTCCTGGGAACTACAGGCACCCCTTACAGTTCGTCCCCAGGATTTTAAAGCATTTCCTGCAAAAACTAACTGGAAGATAGAAAGAGAAAAAATGAAAGAAACCTGTATCCAATGTCATGGCAACAAGTGGGTTGATGATCACTATTACAAACTGGACAAAGTAGTAAGTGAATACAATGAAGTATATTATAAACCTGCCAGAAAACTTTTGGATGAACTGTATGCTAAAAAACTTTTGGATGACAGCAGATATTTCGATGAAAGGCTTGAAGTTGAGTTTTATGAATTATGGCATCACGAAGGAAGAAGAGCAAGAATGGGAACAGCAATGATGGCCCCGGATTATTCGTGGTGGCACGGATTTTACGAATGCAAGAAAAGATTCAATAATTTCGAGGAAGAAGCAGACGAACTTTTAAATAGCGGCAAAAAAGCTTATAAGGCAATAAATTTCCCCAATGCCACCGGAAATAAGGTAAAACCAAAAGAGATTTTCCCGGACAAGTAA
- a CDS encoding NapC/NirT family cytochrome c, translating into MKKNTKKFILILIGIVIAFPLFSITYYTMVRTSTPQFCATCHEIQYAFDTWKTSSHVNNAHGFVADCMDCHLPAPYDTFNFFFAKTFHGIKDVFAHFTISEYDHEKNRAKAYATFKNRECEKCHRNILYIPDKRGAMLAHRSVLYPREGYEKKCVDCHKNLVHNKKQVYDYKQYKEPYIGSGL; encoded by the coding sequence ATGAAAAAGAATACAAAAAAATTTATTCTTATCCTCATAGGCATTGTTATAGCCTTTCCTCTTTTCAGTATTACTTACTATACAATGGTTCGGACCTCAACTCCACAGTTTTGCGCGACCTGTCATGAAATTCAATATGCTTTTGATACCTGGAAAACATCCAGCCATGTGAACAATGCTCATGGATTTGTTGCTGATTGCATGGATTGCCACCTGCCGGCCCCTTACGATACCTTCAATTTCTTTTTTGCCAAAACTTTTCACGGCATAAAAGATGTTTTCGCCCATTTTACAATAAGTGAATATGATCATGAAAAAAACCGTGCAAAAGCCTATGCGACATTTAAAAACAGGGAATGTGAAAAATGCCACAGGAATATTTTGTACATTCCCGATAAGCGCGGAGCAATGCTTGCCCATAGGTCGGTTTTATATCCACGGGAAGGATATGAAAAAAAATGCGTGGACTGCCATAAAAACCTGGTTCACAATAAAAAACAGGTTTATGATTACAAACAATACAAAGAGCCATATATAGGCTCCGGATTGTAA
- the gap gene encoding type I glyceraldehyde-3-phosphate dehydrogenase, translated as MIRIGINGFGRIGRQVLKAMIERQADKLEVVAINDLFDVETNAHLFKYDSNYGRFPGTVEPAKDGILVNGKLIKNFASRDPEQIPWGAEGVDLVVESTGLFTNGPKAAAHIKAGAKKVIISAPAKEEDITVVMGVNHKNYDPKKHNIISNASCTTNCLAPPALVIHNAFGIEKGLMTTIHSYTGDQRLLDLAHKDPRRSRAAALNIIPTTTGAAKAVALVIPDLAGRFDGYSLRVPTPTVSVVDFVATLNKKTDTEELRATLKKAAETDLKGIMAFEEQSLVSMDFKGDSHSSIIDAKFTQVLGGNMAKVVTWYDNEWGYSCRVADLAAYIADQGL; from the coding sequence ATGATTCGCATCGGAATAAACGGTTTTGGCCGAATAGGCCGCCAGGTACTAAAAGCAATGATAGAAAGACAGGCAGATAAACTTGAGGTTGTTGCAATTAACGATCTTTTTGACGTAGAAACAAATGCCCATCTTTTCAAGTATGATTCAAACTACGGACGTTTTCCCGGAACTGTTGAGCCTGCCAAAGACGGTATACTTGTAAATGGAAAATTGATTAAGAATTTCGCATCACGTGATCCTGAACAAATCCCTTGGGGTGCCGAAGGGGTTGATCTTGTAGTTGAAAGCACCGGTCTTTTTACGAATGGCCCTAAAGCCGCAGCACACATTAAGGCAGGCGCCAAAAAAGTTATCATATCAGCTCCGGCCAAAGAAGAAGATATTACGGTAGTAATGGGTGTTAACCATAAAAACTATGACCCGAAAAAACATAATATTATTTCCAATGCTTCCTGTACTACAAATTGCCTTGCCCCTCCGGCACTTGTAATTCACAATGCCTTCGGCATTGAGAAAGGCTTGATGACTACAATTCATTCATACACCGGAGATCAGCGCCTTTTAGATCTTGCGCATAAAGACCCAAGACGCTCCCGTGCAGCAGCTCTGAATATAATTCCAACCACAACCGGAGCCGCAAAAGCTGTAGCTCTTGTTATTCCCGATCTTGCCGGACGTTTTGACGGATACTCCTTAAGGGTTCCCACACCTACTGTTTCCGTGGTTGACTTTGTGGCAACACTAAACAAAAAAACAGACACGGAAGAATTAAGAGCCACACTTAAAAAAGCAGCCGAAACAGATCTGAAAGGAATCATGGCTTTCGAGGAACAATCTCTTGTATCCATGGACTTTAAAGGTGATTCCCATTCTTCGATAATAGATGCCAAATTCACCCAGGTGCTTGGTGGCAATATGGCAAAGGTTGTAACATGGTACGATAATGAATGGGGCTATTCATGCAGAGTAGCCGATCTTGCGGCATATATAGCGGATCAGGGTCTCTAA
- a CDS encoding ABC transporter permease subunit produces MTTYILRRLLLIIPTFLGITIMVFVITRFVPGGPIERMIAQAQQMQSMGGNSGARPTSKEQNQPLSKEQINELKKYYGFDKPVLVSYFLWVKKVLKGDLGVSTRYYDPVWTMIKERIPISLYFGIITMILVHGICIPLGILKAVKHKSSFDNATSVVVFVGYAIPGWVIGVLLLILLSSHWDIFPLGEFVSENFEELNYFRKITDILWHTALPLAAYLVGSFTVMTFLMKNTLLDNLCADYVRTAIAKGLSFKKAVFRHALRNSLIPIATNFGNNISIILMGSFLIEKVFNINGMGLLGYEAIIERDYPVVLGILVISSLLLLIGNIFSDICVAIVDPRVKFE; encoded by the coding sequence ATGACCACATATATATTAAGACGTCTGTTATTAATAATTCCGACTTTTCTTGGAATTACAATAATGGTTTTTGTGATTACAAGGTTTGTGCCCGGAGGCCCTATCGAACGAATGATAGCTCAGGCCCAGCAAATGCAGAGCATGGGTGGAAATAGCGGAGCAAGACCTACTTCCAAGGAACAGAACCAACCCCTTTCTAAAGAGCAGATTAATGAGCTGAAAAAATATTACGGTTTTGATAAACCTGTTCTTGTAAGCTATTTTCTGTGGGTGAAAAAGGTGCTTAAAGGAGACCTGGGTGTTTCAACGCGTTATTATGATCCGGTCTGGACCATGATAAAAGAGCGGATACCCATATCCCTTTATTTTGGAATAATTACAATGATACTTGTGCACGGGATCTGTATTCCCCTTGGAATCTTAAAGGCTGTAAAACATAAAAGCTCTTTTGACAACGCAACCTCTGTAGTTGTTTTTGTCGGTTATGCAATTCCCGGATGGGTTATTGGAGTACTTTTGCTTATTTTACTTTCTTCACATTGGGATATATTTCCTTTGGGCGAATTTGTGAGCGAAAATTTTGAAGAACTCAATTATTTCCGAAAAATTACTGATATTTTGTGGCATACGGCTCTTCCTCTTGCGGCATATCTGGTCGGGTCATTTACCGTTATGACTTTTTTGATGAAAAATACACTTCTTGATAATCTTTGTGCAGATTATGTACGTACCGCAATTGCAAAGGGACTTTCTTTTAAAAAAGCCGTTTTCAGGCATGCTTTAAGAAACAGCCTTATTCCGATTGCAACTAATTTTGGTAACAATATTTCAATTATTCTGATGGGGTCTTTTTTGATTGAAAAAGTTTTTAATATAAACGGCATGGGGCTTTTGGGATATGAAGCAATTATAGAACGCGATTATCCTGTTGTTCTCGGAATACTTGTGATTTCATCTCTTTTGCTTCTTATAGGAAATATTTTTTCAGACATTTGCGTTGCAATTGTTGATCCGAGGGTTAAGTTCGAGTGA
- a CDS encoding ABC transporter permease subunit: MLLNPLTRKKIQRFKSIKRGFYSFLLLSVMILISFLAESFVNSRALVVYYNNQFYFPVYADMIPGSKFGLDYDYETNYRQLKKVFAEGKKGNWLIMPLVPYNAYENDLKNDLFPPYPPSFKERHYLGTDNVGRDILARLVYGFRIAISFSLLLLLFNYGIGISIGSAMGYFGGKFDLFFQRIIEIWSNVPFLYVIIIISSIVVPGFITLIMIMAFFGWIGITWIIRTVTYKEKAREYVLAAKAIGASNSRIIFKHIIPNTISIIVTYAPFAVSGGIVALTSLDYLGFGLPPPTPSWGELIQQGWIHKDSWWIGGSVISAMTLTLLTVTFIGEAVREAFDPKMYSVYE; this comes from the coding sequence ATGCTTTTAAATCCTCTTACCAGAAAAAAAATACAGCGATTTAAATCCATAAAAAGAGGGTTCTATTCTTTTTTGCTGTTATCTGTCATGATTCTTATTTCTTTTTTAGCAGAAAGTTTTGTAAACAGCCGGGCTCTTGTAGTTTACTATAATAATCAATTCTATTTTCCTGTGTATGCCGATATGATTCCGGGCAGTAAATTCGGCCTTGATTATGATTATGAAACAAATTACAGGCAGTTAAAGAAAGTATTTGCAGAAGGGAAAAAAGGAAATTGGCTTATTATGCCTTTAGTGCCTTATAATGCTTATGAAAATGATCTTAAAAATGATTTGTTCCCTCCGTATCCGCCTTCATTTAAAGAGAGACACTATTTGGGTACCGATAATGTAGGAAGAGATATTCTTGCCCGCCTTGTGTATGGCTTTAGAATTGCTATATCCTTTTCTCTTCTTCTGCTTTTATTTAATTATGGGATCGGTATTAGTATCGGAAGCGCCATGGGCTATTTTGGGGGAAAATTCGATCTTTTTTTCCAGCGTATAATTGAAATATGGTCTAATGTCCCATTTCTTTATGTAATCATAATTATATCTTCTATTGTAGTACCCGGATTTATTACTCTGATAATGATCATGGCTTTTTTCGGATGGATTGGTATAACATGGATTATACGAACGGTAACATATAAAGAAAAAGCAAGGGAATATGTACTTGCAGCAAAGGCTATAGGTGCTTCAAACAGCCGCATAATTTTCAAACATATAATCCCAAACACAATATCAATTATAGTAACCTATGCTCCTTTTGCAGTTTCAGGCGGAATTGTCGCTCTTACATCACTTGATTATCTTGGCTTTGGTCTTCCTCCTCCAACACCAAGCTGGGGTGAACTGATACAGCAGGGTTGGATACATAAAGATTCATGGTGGATTGGCGGATCGGTTATAAGTGCAATGACTTTAACATTGCTTACGGTGACATTCATTGGAGAAGCAGTAAGAGAGGCTTTTGATCCTAAAATGTATTCAGTATATGAATAG